CGAGATCGAGCAGGTGCTCGAGCACCGGGCCCGAGCGCAGCCCGTTGTGCTCGTGCTCGCTGGTGACCCACAGCCGCACGCCCGGCAGCAGGCGGGCGGTCTCGAGGGAGTACTCCACCGGCACGTAGGCGTCGTTGACGTACACCGCTGCGGCGCCACGGGCCTCGGATTCCAGCAGCGCGCCCCGGCCGTAGATGCGGGGCCATTCGTGTTCGGCCAGCGCGAGCGCGACGTCGCGCCACGGCCGGAAGGCGGGCACCGTCTGCGTCCACTCCTGCCGGATGTGCTCGCCGGTGAACAGCGACGCATCCTCGACGAAGTCCGCGGGCTCCACCCGTTCGGCCGACCAGCGCGTGGCGTGCCCGGAAGCGTAGCTGGATTCGTGGAAGGCGAAGTACAGCGGGTTCCGGCCGCCGAACGGCATCGCCGCCGCGAGGTCGTGCAGGAACGCGTTGGATGCCGGATCCTGCTCGAGGAGCGACCACACGGTCTGCCAGCCGTCGTTCGTGCCGAGAGCCGAGCCGATGGAGCGCAGGCGCGACGGCGAGACGACCTCGCCGTCGGGCAGGACGATCCCGCCGGAGGCGGCGAGATCGACGAGCGCTCGCACGCGATCGCGGTGCTCGGGGAAGCGCCGGTAGTAGCGCTCGGAGGCGTCGCGCATCTTGTCGTAGCAGAGCGCGTACACCTCGTCGGGGGTGCGATCGATGGTGCTGAGCCCGCCGGTGAAGTACACCCGGTCCAGGGACCCGGCGTCCGTGGACAGGTAAGCCAGAGTCGTGAAACCTCCGAACGACTGCCCCAGCACGTTCCAGGTCTCCGCACCGAGATGCTGGCGGAACGCCTCGGCATCGCGCACGATCGAGTCCGCGCGCAGATGCGTGAGGTGCTCGGCGACGGCATCCGATCCGCGTTCCAGATCGCGGTCGCCGACGGCCGTGGAGCGGCCTGTCCCGCGCTGGTCGAGCATGACGACGCGGTGCTCGGCCAGCGCCGCATCCAGCCACGCGGGAGACGACGACGAGCCGAACGCCCGAGGCGCCTCGTGACCCGGTCCGCCCTGCAGGAACAGCAGGTACGGCAGGTTCTCGCCGCCCTCTCTGCTGACGACCGCGGCGAACACGTCGATGGTGCGCGCATCGGAGGCATCGCCCCAGACCAGGGGGAGCGTCAGGGTGTGCTCCTCGATCGTGAGGCCCTGCATGCGTCGGATGGTCGTCGAGGTCATCACATCACGTTCCCTATGTAGGAGTACTTGACGAACACCTCGGCAGCGATGCCGGACTCCTCCAGCACCCCCTGCAGCGCCGTCATCATGTAGTTCGAATCCCACCCCATGTACAGGTGGCTGCCGTCGGCGAGCGTGTCCCACTGGCCCTTCCAAGCCATCGACTCGTACAGCGGCCCGCCGTGACGGGCGCTGTAGGCCAGGGCCGCGTCGCGGTCGTCGGTCCAGGCGCGACGGAACACCCGGTTGAAGAGCGCCTTGACGTCCTTCACCTCCCAGTGCTCCCCGCGGTACTCGCAGTAGTCGAACTCGCGATCCCAGCCGGCGGGCCAGCCACGGCGGCGCACGGCGTCGAGCACCGGGGTGAGACCGTCGTCGTCGATCTCGGTCATGATCGGGCGCGCCCAGATCCGCAGCAGGTGGGCGGTCAATCGCACGGTGCGCGCCGAGATCGCCGCGGTGCCCCAGGATTCGATCTCGGCGAGCTCGCGCGTCGCCGGCACCGTGCTGCGCGCGTACGCCTGCTCGCGCTTGTCGGGGAACGAGGCACCGAACACCCGCTCGGTGAGCGACTGCTCCAGCAGGGTGAGATTGCCCAGGGTCGGCGCCAGCGCACGGTGGCTGTTCTGCTCGTCCTCGGAGTACTCGCGCCAGGGGCGCTGTCCGTCGCCGCTCCAGCCCTCGCCGGGAGCGGCGGGGACGATGCTCTCGATGTCGAAGTCGGCCGTGTCATCGACGCCCTCGATGCGGCCCAGAACATAGGCGGGGTGGGGGAGCTCGCCGTACTTCAGCACAGCCTGGACGCGCTCGTCGGACGGAGTGATGCGCGAAATCGCCCGCATCAGCCGCTCGCGGCCCTGCTGCCAGGCACGGCACAGGCGTGCGATGAGGCGCTCGGTCGGCAGCCCGACGATGGCGCGGCGCAGGAACAGCGCCTGCACCCATTCGAGCACCTCGACCAGTTCGTCGCGCGTGATCGCGCCCCGACGGTGACCGCCGTAGGCGCTCATGACCAGGGGATACGTCGCCCGGCCGAAGGTGCTCAGGTGCTTCAGCTGCAGCCGGATCTCGGCATCCGATTCCCGCTCGGGATGCAGGAGGATGCCGTAGATCTCCGCGTTCTCGCGCCACACCGCTGCGTCGGCCCTCAGATGCGCGACATCCAGTCGCGGGAACGACGCCCGGAACGCGGCATACACGCCGTGCTCGCCGGAGACGTCGATCTCGCGTCCCGTGGTCATCATCAGATAGTGCCGCCAGAACGCGCCGATGCTCTCGCCGGTGTGCTCCTCGATCGGGATCCAGAACTGCTCCTCGATGCTGAGCTGCTCGGCGTGCGAGAGCCCCATCAGGATGTAGTTGTGGATCAGTTCGTGATCGCGCAGCGGCTGCCCCGTGGAGTTCAGGCTCTCGAAGATCTGCTGCGCGTTGGCGGAGGCGCCGAGCGTGATGGACACGTGCTCGAGCTTCTGCAGACCGCGCCAGATCAGCGGCACCTCGTCGGCGTGCACCTGGCTGCGGAAGAAGGCGTAGTTGTCGTCGAAGCGGGACTCCCGATCCGTGTCGTCCCGACGATCCAGCACGACCGACTCGAACAGGCCCGCCCAGGCGTCGTGCGGTCGCAGCTTCGTGCGTCCGGCGTCGTCGGCCCGCACCAGCACCTGCTCGAGCTCCGCGCCGAGGGCGGCATCCGTCGCGCGCACAGCGTGATGCAGGGCGGCGATCAGCAGCATGACGGTGGTGATGCGCTGCTGGCCGTCGATCAGGATCAGATCTCCACCGGAGGCGTCCTCGGCGGAGAGGATCGAGCCGATGAAGTGCCGGTGCGCGTCATCCTCGCCGGCGACGGCCCGCACATCGGAGAGCAGCTTCTCGCAGGCGCCGATGTCCCACCGGTACTGGCGCTGGTACACCGGGACGACGATGTTCGTCGTAGGGGCGGCGAGCCATTCGACGGTGCCTGTTGCGGTCGCTTCGACATTGGTCGCCGTTGCCATCACTGCGTGAATCCTCCGATCAGCGGACAGCGCGGAGCCGCCGGAACGAGTCTAGTCCGCGCGGATTTTCTCCGGTCGGACTCCGGGGCGTGTCCAGATGGCCGATGTAGGCTTGCCTAAGTAGGGCCTGTTAAAACGTGCTGGCCCATTACGAAAGGACATGACTCAGATCATGGGATACATCAAGTCCGAAGCCCTCGAGGACAAGGGATTCGTCATCCTCGACCGCTACGCCCAGGAGCTCGACCCCAAGGAGTGGCTGGACATCGAGTACAACGACTGGAAGTCCTCCGGCGACACCCGCTTCGCACCTCTGGCCAGCGCCAAGGGCGAGATCGAGTGCAATGGCTTCTGGAACCACAAGCCGCCGCGTACCGACAAGGACGGCGTCTGGATCGAGTCGCAGACGGCCAAGGCGCCGAACCTCACCCGTCGTGCCCAGGAGCCCGGCGCCAACGTCGGTCGCTGCCGCGTCATCGAGCTGCAGCCGACGCCCTATGGCGAGACCCTCTACAACCTCCACCAGGACGACAACAACCGTCTGAACCCGGACGGCACAGGCTGGGTCGTGCGCGGCTTCTTCAACCTGACCGACGACAAGGACAGCTTCTTCGTGCTGCGTGAGAACCGCACCGATCCGGAGGGCGAGGTCCGCATCGCCCTTCCCGCCGGCGCGCAGCTGATCATCGACACGCAGCGCCTGTGGCACGCCACCACGCACACCGGCACCGAGCCGCGGTACAACCTCATCACCTCGTGGACGTCGGGGCCCGAGCTGGACGCCTACATCGAGAAGTACCATGGCACCGATCAGCACGAGCAGTTCGAGGTCGCCCAGGATGTGCTCGAGCAGGGCTATGCGGAGCAGGCCCGCAAGGATGCCGCCCGTGCGGCCTACTACGCGGCCAAGGGCCAGCAGGCCAAGCTTGCGATGAGCGAAGCCTGACCCTCGAGCAACCCACTCGAACAGCGGCACCGGTCCTCGGATCGGTGCCGCTGTCGGTTCCAGGGGAATCACATGCTTGTGATTCCGCCGGAACTGAGCGATAATCGCCGTACAACCGCATAGTTCGCCGAGGTTCTTCGGATCAGGTCGTTGGGGAAGACGCACCTGATGAAACGGAGAGATCATGGCGACGGGATACGCACGCGGAGTGGTGTACATCCACTCCGCACCTCGCGCGCTCTGCCCGCACCTCGAATGGGCGGTGGGACGCGCTATCGGTCGAGCCGTCAACTTCGACTGGAGCGACCAGCCGGTCCAGCAGGGCACCCGGCGCGCCGAGTTCTACTGGGACGGTCCGGTCGGCACCGGTTCCGCTCTCGCGACCGCGATCCGCGGCTGGGAGCACCTCCGTTTCGAGGTCTCCGAGGACCCGACGGCGGGCAACGACGGCGGACGCTGGCTGCACACGCCCGACCTCGGCATTCACTACGCCCAGACGGACAGTGCCGGCAACATCGTGATCGGCGAGGACCGCATCCGCTACGCGATGGAGATCGCCGCGGGCAGCATGGTCGAACTGCAGCGCGAGCTGGACGTCGCGCTGGGCGCTGCATGGGATGACGAGCTCGAGCCGTTCCGCCACGCCGGAGACGATGCTCGTGTCGTCTGGCTGCACAAGGTCGGTTAGGCCGGCCCCCACCACTTGCGGGGAAGGCGTGAGTAACAGCATCCGGTGAGAATCTCCCGGAAGCCGAGAAACCGAATCCTCCGCATCACGAACGAAGCCCCCCGCGAAGACGCAGGGGGCTTCGTCGTGCGCAAGCGCTTCAGTCGACGCTGCGGAACGCGACGACGGCATTGTGTCCGCCGAAGCCGAACGAGTTGCTGATGCCGAGCAGGCTGCCCTCGCCCAATGGCTGGGACTGGCCGGACAGCTTGAACGGCACGGCCGGGTCGGGCTCGGTCATGTTGATGGTGGGAGGCGCGATGCGGTCGCGCAGTGCGAGCACCGTGTAGATCGCCTCGAGTGCGCCGGTGCCGCCGAGCAGGTGGCCGGTCGACGCCTTGGTGGCCGAGACCGGGATCTCGTCGATGCGGTCGCCGAAGACGCGCTTGAGCGCTTCGTACTCGTTGGGGTCGCCGACCGGGGTCGACGTCGCGTGCGCGTTGATGTGCGACACCTCGTCCGGCGAGGCTCCGGCCTGAGCCAGGGCGGCCTCGACGGCGCGGGCCGCGCCGCCGCCCTCGGGGTCGTTGCCGGTGATGTGGTACGCGTCGGCGGTCACGCCGCCGCCCACGAGGTAGGCGTAGATCTTCGCGCCGCGTGCCTTGGCGTGCTCCTCGGTCTCCAGGACCAGCGCAGCACCGCCCTCGCCCATTACGAAGCCGTCGCGGTCGATGGCGCCGGGGCGCGAGGCCGTGGCCGGGTCGTCGTTGCGACGCGAGAGCGCCTGGGCGGACGCGAAGGACGCCATGGTGATCGGGTGGATCGCGGATTCCGCGCCACCGGCGATGACCACATCGGCCAGACCGTCCTGCAGGTGCTCGTAGGCGTTCGCGATGGACTCGGTGCTGGAGGCGCACGCGCTGACCACGGTGCGGGCGAAGGCGCGCGCGTTGAACTGCAGCGACAGGTTGCCGGCGCCCGCGTTGGGCATGAGCATCGGGACCGTCAGCGGCATGACGCGGCGCGGACCCTTCTCGCGCAGCGTGTCCCAGGCATCCAGCAGCGTCCAGACGCCGCCGATGCCGGTGGCCCAGTCGATGCCGAGGCGCTCCGGGGCGACTTCGGGGGACCCGGCGTCTTCCCAGGCCTCACGCGCGGCGATCAGTGCGAACTGGGTCGAAGGGTCGAGGCGCTTCGCCTCGTGACGGGGCAGGACCTCCTCAGGGCGGACGATGGCCTCGGCGGCGAAGTGCACGGGGATCTGGTACTTCTCGATCCACTCGTGCGTCAGGGTGCGGGTGCCGGACATTCCGTCGAGCAGATTGGCCCAGTTCTCGGGTGCCGTGCCGCCCAGAGCGGACGTGGCGCCGATACCGGTGACGACGATGCGCTTGGTCATTGAAGGGTCCTTCGTGAGGAGGGGGAGGATTCAGGGAAGGAGGATGCCACGACCCGCGGTCGGCGGGCGTGGCATCCGCGGGTGTTACTCCTGGCCGGCGACGATGAAGTTGACGGCGTCCGCGACGGTCTTGAGGTTCTTGACCTCGTCATCGGGGATGGTGACGCCGAACTTCTCCTCGGCGTTGACGACGATCGTCATCATCGAGATGGAGTCGATGTCGAGGTCGTCGGTGAACGACTTCTCCATCGCGACCTCGGATGCGTCGATGCCGGTCTCGTCGGTGACCAGCTCGGCAAGTCCTGCGAGAACCTCGTCTGTGGTGAGAGCCATGATGTTTCCTCTTTCTCGGAATGGTTGGGAACCGCTGAACAGTCTAGGGAGGATGCGCGCCCGATCAGGGCAGCACGACCACCTGCGCGCCGAACACGAGTCCGGCGCCGAAGCCGATCTGCAGTGCGAGACCGCCGCTGAGCTCGGGGTGCTCTTCGAGCAGACGGTGGGTGGCGAGGGGGATCGAGGCTGCCGAGGTGTTGCCTGTGGTCTCGATATCACGGGCGATGGCGACCGTCTCGGGCAGCTTCAGCTGCTTGGCGAACTCGTCGATGATGCGCATGTTCGCCTGGTGAGGGATGAACGCGGCGAGGTCGGATGCCTCGATGCCGGCCACCTCGAGCGCCTGGCGGGCGACCTTGGCCATGTCCCAGACCGCCCAGCGGAACACCGTCTGGCCCTCCTGGCGGAGCGTGGGCCAGTTGGCGTCGCCGTCGCGGTAGTCGATGAGGGTCGAGTTCATGCCGACGGCGTGCGCCTTCGAGCCGTCGGAGCCCCACACGGTGGGCGCGATCGCGGGGAAGTCGCTCGGGCCGATCACCACGGCGCCCGCACCGTCGCCGAGCAGGAACGAGATGCTGCGGTCGGTGGGGTCCACGACATCCGACAGCTTCTCCGCGCCGATGACGAGCGCGTAGTGGGCGCTGCCGGTGCGGATCAGCGCGTCGGCCTGGGCGACGCCGTAGGCGAAGCCGGCGCACGCGGCGTTGGAGTCGTAGGCCGCGGCCGGGTTCGCACCCACGCGGTCGGCGACGACGGCGGCTGCCGACGGGGTCTGCTGCACGTTGCTGATGGTCGCGACGATCACCAGGTCGATATCGGCCGGGTCCACGCCGGACTTCTCGATGGCCTCCTGGGCGGCAGTCGTGGCGAGGTCGACGGCGAGGATGCCGGCGGATGCCCGGGTGCGGGTGATGATCCCCGTGCGCTGGCGGATCCACTCGTCGCTCGAGTCGATCGGCCCGACGAGATCCTCGTTGGGCACCGACAGGTCGCCGCGGGCGGCGCCGTAGCTGTAGATGCGCGTGTAGGGCACGCCCTGGGACTGCTTGAGAGTGGCGCTCACAGTGCTTCTCCATCCAGCAGCGCGACGGCTGCATCGAGGTCTTCGGGGGACTTCACGGCGACGTTCGGGACACCGGTCATGCCGCGCTTGGCGAGACCCACCAGAGCGCCGGCGGGGGCGACCTCGATGAACCCGGTGATGCCGGCCGCGACGAACGACTCCATGCACAGGTCCCAGCGGACAGGTGAGGACACCTGCGTCACGATGCGGTCCAGGGCATCCTGACCGTCGGTGACGACGGCGCCGTCGCGGTTGGACCACAGCGTGCGGTCGGGATCGCTGTGCGCGACCTCAGCGATCGCCGCGCGCAGCGACTCGACGGCGGGCGTCATGAACGAGGTGTGGAATGCGCCGGCGACCTGCAGGGGCATCACCCGGACGCCGTGCGGAGCGCTCTCGGCGAGCTTGGCGAGGTTCTCCAGCGCGCCTGCGGCGACGATCTGACCGGCCACGTTGTAGTTGGCCGGAGTGAGGTCGAGGTCGGCCAGCAGAGCGAGGACCTCGTCCTGCTCGCCGCGCAGAACCGCGCTCATACCCGTGGGGGTGTGAGCTGCGGCATCCGCCATCGCCCGACCGCGGATGCCGACGAGTCGCATCGCATCCTCGGAGCTGATGACACCAGCGCCGTTCAGTGCCGCCAGCTCGCCGACCGAGTGTCCGGCGAGGCCATCGGCGGTGCGCTGGGCGCGTGCGGCCAGCAGGTTCATGGCGATCATCGACGCGGCGACGATCAGCGGCTGCGCAATGCGCGTGTCGCGGATGGTGTCGGCATCCGACGTGGTGCCGTGCGCGATCAGATCGACCTCTGCGGCCTCCGAGTACGCGGCCAGCTGTTCGGCGACGCCGTCCAACTCGAGCCAGGGTGCGAGGAAACCGGGGGTCTGGGAGCCCTGTCCAGGGCAGGCGACGACGATCACCTGTCTATCTTGCCAACGATTCTCGAAACCCGGTGGATGAACCATCACAAGAATTCACGATTCGTTTGTGCGTGGCGGACAGTCGAACGTGGATCCGCGCTCAGCGTCGGCGCGGCTGCGGGCGGCGACGGGCCGTCTCCGCGGAGCCGATCGAGCCGAGGATCAGCGCCGTCTGCAGGATCAGCGCCTCGCGGGGGCCGGTGGCATCCCAGCCGATCACCTCGCTGACCCGCTTCAACCGGTAGCGCACCGTGTTCGGGTGCACGAACAGCTCGCGAGCTGTCGCCTCGAGGGAGCGGCCGTTGTCGAGGTAGCTCCACAGCGTGGTCACCAGGTCGGGCGAATGCGCCTGCAGCGGGCGGAAGATGCGCTCGATGAGCGTGACCTTCGCGAGCGTGTCGCCGGCGAGGGCGCGCTCGGGCAGCAGGTCATCCGCCTCCACCGGACGCGGAGCACCGCGCCAGGCGCGGGCCACGGCGAAGCCGGCCAACGCGGCGCGTGCGCTCTGACCGGCATCGATCAGCGCCGCGACGGGAGGTCCGAGCACCACGTAGCCGGGGCCGAAGGACTCCTCCAGTCGCTGGGCGATCTCGGCGAAGGGCAGCTCATCGCCCTCGATCTCCTTGCCAGGCACCCGTGCACGCCCGATCACGAGCACGAGTCGGGAGCCCTGCACCCCGATCAGGACGTCCACGGCCAGGCGGCGCGCCGTGCGGCGAACCTGATCGACGTCGAACTGCGGGGGTGTCGTGCCGACGAGAACGCAGACCTCGCCGTGCCCGTGCCAGCCGAGAGCCGCGATTCGGCTCGGCAGCTCCTCATCGGCCTCTCCGGTGAGGATGGAATCGACCACGAGTGCTTCGAGCCGGGCGTCCCACAGTCCGCGCGCCTCCGCGGCGCGCGCGTACACGTCGGCCGAGGCGAACGCGACATCCCGCGAGTACAGCAGAATCGCCTCGCGCAGATCGTCCCCGCGACCGGCGACGCGTTCCTCGGTCACCTCGACGGTGACCCGGATGAGCTGCAGGGTCTGCTGCAGGCTGACGCTGCGCAGCAGTTCACGTGGGGCGGCGGCGAAGATGTCCGCCGCGATCCACGGCGTCGACGTCGGATCCTCGTACCACTGGATGAACGAGGTGATGCCGGCCTGCGCCACCAGCCCGACGGAGCTCCGTCGGGCTGGTGGCATGTCGGCGTACCAGGGAAGGGTGTCCTCGAGGCGCTTGATGGTCACCGTCGCGATGTCACCGGAGATCCGGCGCAGCCAGGCGAGGGTCGCGGCCTTGTCCATGGCCTGCTTCGAGGATGCGGTCACAGGGTCAGCTCTCGCCGCCTGCGTTCCCGCTGGTGCCTGCGTTCACGTCGTGCAGCGCGTACTTCTGGATGGCCTGCGCGACGAGCGAACGCTCGATCTTTCCGTCGTCCGCCAGAGCCTGCAGCGTGCGCACCACCATGGACGGGCCGTCGATGTGGAAGAAGCGGCGAGCTGCGGCACGGGTGTCCGAGAAGCCGAAGCCGTCGGCGCCCAGCGTGTAGTAGCGGTTCGGGACCCACGGACGGATCTGGTCCTGCACGGCGTTCATGAAGTCGCTGACCGCGATGACCGGGCCCTCTGCGCTCTGCAGCTTCTGCGTGAGGTAGGCGGTGCGGGGCTCCTCCTCGGGGTGCAGGAAGTTGTGCTCGTCGACGGCAAGACCGTCGTTGCGCAGCTCGCCCCACGAGGTGACCGACCAGACATCCGCGCTCACGCCCCAGTCATCGCGCAGCAGGTTCTGCGCCTCGAGCGCCCACGGCACACCGACGCCCGAGGCGAACAGCTGCGCCTTGGGGCCCTCGCCCGTGGCGGGGGAGATGCGGTGCAGACCGCGGACGATGCCGTCCACGTCGACGTCCTCGGGCTCAGCGGGCTGCACGAGCGGCTCGTTGTAGACCGTGATGTAGTACATGACGTCCGGGTGCTCGTGCGTGCCGCCGTACATGCGCTCCAGCCCCGAGCGCATGATGTGTGCGATCTCGTAACCGTAGGCGGGGTCGTACGACACGGTGCCCGGGTTGGTCGACGCCAGCAGCGGCGAGTGGCCGTCTGCGTGCTGCAGGCCCTCACCGGTCAGCGTGGTGCGACCGGCGGTGGCACCGATCACGAAACCGCGTGCCATCTGGTCGCCTGCGGCCCAGAGTGCGTCACCGGTGCGCTGGTATCCGAACATCGAGTAGAAGATGTAGATCGGGATCAGCGGTTCGCCCTGAGTGGAGTACGAGGTGCCGGCTGCGGTGAACGCCGCGACAGCGCCGGCCTCGTTGATCCCGACGTGCACGATCTGGCCCTGAGGGCTCTCCTTGTACGCCAGGAGCAGCTCGCGGTCGACCGAGGTGTACTGCTGACCGTTCGGGTTGTAGATCTTCGCGGTCGGGAAGTACGCGTCGATGCCGAAGGTGCGGGCCTCGTCGGGGATGATCGGCACGATGCGGTTGCCGAAGTCCTTCGAGCGGAGCAGGTCCTTGAGCAGGCGGACGAACGCCATGGTGGTGGCGATCTCCTGCGTGCCGGAGCCCTTCTTCGGCAGCGCGTAGGTGGCGTCTTCCGGGAGGGTGATCGCGGTGTGCTTCGTGCGACGCTCCGGGATGAATCCGCCCAGCGCGCGGCGGCGATCCAGCATGTACTGGATCGTCTCGTCGCTCTCACCCGGGTGGTAGTAGGGAGGCAGGTACGGGTTCTCTTCGAGCTGCGCGTCCGTGATCGGGATCTGCATGGTGTCGCGGAACGTCTTCAGGTTGTCCAGCGTCATCTTCTTCATCTGGTGGGTCGCGTTGCGGCCCTCGAAGTGCGGACCCAGGCCGTAGCCCTTGACGGTCTTGGCGAGGATGACGGTGGGCTGGCCCTTGTGCTCCAGCGCGGCCTTGTACGCCGCGAACACCTTGCGGTAGTCGTGGCCGCCGCGACGCAGCTGCCAGATCTGCTCGTCGGTGTAGTCCTTCACCAGGGCGGCTGCGCGCTCGTCCTTGCCGAAGAAGTGCTCGCGGATGTACGCGCCGGACTCCGCCTTATAGGTCTGGTAGTCGCCGTCGGGCGTCGAGTTCATGATGTTCAGCAGGGCGCCGTCGGTGTCGCGGTCGAGCAGGTCGTCCCACTCCCGACCCCAGATGACCTTGATGACGTTCCAGCCTGCGCCGCGGAAGAACGACTCCAGCTCCTGGATGATCTTGCCGTTGCCTCGGACCGGACCGTCCAGACGCTGCAGGTTGCAGTTGATCACGAAGGTGAGGTTGTCCAGGCCCTCGTTCGCGGCGACCTGCAGCTGGCCACGGCTCTCGACCTCGTCCATC
Above is a genomic segment from Microbacterium sp. W4I4 containing:
- a CDS encoding beta-ketoacyl synthase, with the translated sequence MTKRIVVTGIGATSALGGTAPENWANLLDGMSGTRTLTHEWIEKYQIPVHFAAEAIVRPEEVLPRHEAKRLDPSTQFALIAAREAWEDAGSPEVAPERLGIDWATGIGGVWTLLDAWDTLREKGPRRVMPLTVPMLMPNAGAGNLSLQFNARAFARTVVSACASSTESIANAYEHLQDGLADVVIAGGAESAIHPITMASFASAQALSRRNDDPATASRPGAIDRDGFVMGEGGAALVLETEEHAKARGAKIYAYLVGGGVTADAYHITGNDPEGGGAARAVEAALAQAGASPDEVSHINAHATSTPVGDPNEYEALKRVFGDRIDEIPVSATKASTGHLLGGTGALEAIYTVLALRDRIAPPTINMTEPDPAVPFKLSGQSQPLGEGSLLGISNSFGFGGHNAVVAFRSVD
- a CDS encoding ACP S-malonyltransferase; translation: MIVVACPGQGSQTPGFLAPWLELDGVAEQLAAYSEAAEVDLIAHGTTSDADTIRDTRIAQPLIVAASMIAMNLLAARAQRTADGLAGHSVGELAALNGAGVISSEDAMRLVGIRGRAMADAAAHTPTGMSAVLRGEQDEVLALLADLDLTPANYNVAGQIVAAGALENLAKLAESAPHGVRVMPLQVAGAFHTSFMTPAVESLRAAIAEVAHSDPDRTLWSNRDGAVVTDGQDALDRIVTQVSSPVRWDLCMESFVAAGITGFIEVAPAGALVGLAKRGMTGVPNVAVKSPEDLDAAVALLDGEAL
- a CDS encoding DUF262 domain-containing protein; the protein is MATATNVEATATGTVEWLAAPTTNIVVPVYQRQYRWDIGACEKLLSDVRAVAGEDDAHRHFIGSILSAEDASGGDLILIDGQQRITTVMLLIAALHHAVRATDAALGAELEQVLVRADDAGRTKLRPHDAWAGLFESVVLDRRDDTDRESRFDDNYAFFRSQVHADEVPLIWRGLQKLEHVSITLGASANAQQIFESLNSTGQPLRDHELIHNYILMGLSHAEQLSIEEQFWIPIEEHTGESIGAFWRHYLMMTTGREIDVSGEHGVYAAFRASFPRLDVAHLRADAAVWRENAEIYGILLHPERESDAEIRLQLKHLSTFGRATYPLVMSAYGGHRRGAITRDELVEVLEWVQALFLRRAIVGLPTERLIARLCRAWQQGRERLMRAISRITPSDERVQAVLKYGELPHPAYVLGRIEGVDDTADFDIESIVPAAPGEGWSGDGQRPWREYSEDEQNSHRALAPTLGNLTLLEQSLTERVFGASFPDKREQAYARSTVPATRELAEIESWGTAAISARTVRLTAHLLRIWARPIMTEIDDDGLTPVLDAVRRRGWPAGWDREFDYCEYRGEHWEVKDVKALFNRVFRRAWTDDRDAALAYSARHGGPLYESMAWKGQWDTLADGSHLYMGWDSNYMMTALQGVLEESGIAAEVFVKYSYIGNVM
- a CDS encoding DUF3145 domain-containing protein — translated: MATGYARGVVYIHSAPRALCPHLEWAVGRAIGRAVNFDWSDQPVQQGTRRAEFYWDGPVGTGSALATAIRGWEHLRFEVSEDPTAGNDGGRWLHTPDLGIHYAQTDSAGNIVIGEDRIRYAMEIAAGSMVELQRELDVALGAAWDDELEPFRHAGDDARVVWLHKVG
- a CDS encoding alpha/beta fold hydrolase, coding for MTSTTIRRMQGLTIEEHTLTLPLVWGDASDARTIDVFAAVVSREGGENLPYLLFLQGGPGHEAPRAFGSSSSPAWLDAALAEHRVVMLDQRGTGRSTAVGDRDLERGSDAVAEHLTHLRADSIVRDAEAFRQHLGAETWNVLGQSFGGFTTLAYLSTDAGSLDRVYFTGGLSTIDRTPDEVYALCYDKMRDASERYYRRFPEHRDRVRALVDLAASGGIVLPDGEVVSPSRLRSIGSALGTNDGWQTVWSLLEQDPASNAFLHDLAAAMPFGGRNPLYFAFHESSYASGHATRWSAERVEPADFVEDASLFTGEHIRQEWTQTVPAFRPWRDVALALAEHEWPRIYGRGALLESEARGAAAVYVNDAYVPVEYSLETARLLPGVRLWVTSEHEHNGLRSGPVLEHLLDLAHDRRVR
- a CDS encoding acyl carrier protein, with the protein product MALTTDEVLAGLAELVTDETGIDASEVAMEKSFTDDLDIDSISMMTIVVNAEEKFGVTIPDDEVKNLKTVADAVNFIVAGQE
- a CDS encoding beta-ketoacyl-ACP synthase III, with the translated sequence MSATLKQSQGVPYTRIYSYGAARGDLSVPNEDLVGPIDSSDEWIRQRTGIITRTRASAGILAVDLATTAAQEAIEKSGVDPADIDLVIVATISNVQQTPSAAAVVADRVGANPAAAYDSNAACAGFAYGVAQADALIRTGSAHYALVIGAEKLSDVVDPTDRSISFLLGDGAGAVVIGPSDFPAIAPTVWGSDGSKAHAVGMNSTLIDYRDGDANWPTLRQEGQTVFRWAVWDMAKVARQALEVAGIEASDLAAFIPHQANMRIIDEFAKQLKLPETVAIARDIETTGNTSAASIPLATHRLLEEHPELSGGLALQIGFGAGLVFGAQVVVLP
- a CDS encoding CdaR family transcriptional regulator, with the translated sequence MDKAATLAWLRRISGDIATVTIKRLEDTLPWYADMPPARRSSVGLVAQAGITSFIQWYEDPTSTPWIAADIFAAAPRELLRSVSLQQTLQLIRVTVEVTEERVAGRGDDLREAILLYSRDVAFASADVYARAAEARGLWDARLEALVVDSILTGEADEELPSRIAALGWHGHGEVCVLVGTTPPQFDVDQVRRTARRLAVDVLIGVQGSRLVLVIGRARVPGKEIEGDELPFAEIAQRLEESFGPGYVVLGPPVAALIDAGQSARAALAGFAVARAWRGAPRPVEADDLLPERALAGDTLAKVTLIERIFRPLQAHSPDLVTTLWSYLDNGRSLEATARELFVHPNTVRYRLKRVSEVIGWDATGPREALILQTALILGSIGSAETARRRPQPRRR